A window of Nocardiopsis sp. Huas11 genomic DNA:
GCCACAGCTCGGCCTGGGGTGTCCCGTCCGGTTCGGTGCCCAGCAACCGCGGAATGGCGGTGCGGGCACCCCAGGCGTACGGTCGTACCTGGTTGGTGAGCCTGTGCATCCGCCCCCCGCTTTCCCGTCTGCGCGTCCTCACCCCGCCGACGTCCCCGAGCGAGGTGGGAACAGTCTCGCGAACAGCTTCAGTCCTGGTCGACACGGCACGCCCTACTCCTAGAGGTAGTGCACACTTCACCCTCCCGGTCGGGCGAGCACCCGACGGCGGCGGGCCCTGGTGACGACCAAGAAGTTACTGGGAAGTAAATCACGATCCCCAACACGTGAAAAGCACCACATGGTGACCTTCCTGGAACGGCCCGCACACGCCGAAGCCCCCTGCGCACAGGGCCTCCCGACCCTTCCGGGGTCACAGAGAAACCGGTGGCCGCCCCCGCGTCGCACGAGTACCGTTTCCTGGTCGTGATCTTTCCCCGCACCGGCGGGCGGACACCTCGCCCCCGCCGCGCGGGAGCGGCCGGCACCCGGCCGGAGTGCGCGGACCAGACCTCAGCGCGGGCGGCGCACCTGGTCCGAGGCCTCGACGAGGCGGTCGAAGACGTCCTGGGTGAGCTGGGCGTCGGGCTGGGGAAGCCCGGCGATGGCCGCCATGTACAGCCCGTCCCCGGCCCGCAGGATGATCTCGGCCAGCACGGGGTCGGTGAGCTCCTCGTGCAGCAGCTCGCCCCACCGGGTGAACAGGTACCGCACGAGCTCGGCGGCCTCTTCGGGCATGTCCTCCTTGCTGCGCAGGGCGGCGATGACCGACCAGTACAGCTCGCGCTCCTCCGCGCTGCGGGGCAGCGAGGTGCGCAGGAACACGCGGACCACGCCCTCGCCGCTCTCCACCGCCTCGCGGAACTCCTCCTCCGCCAGGGCGGAGAGTCGTTCGATGAGGCCGGTGATCAGGGCCGCCTTGGACGGGAAGTGGTAGAGCAGCCCGCCCTTGGAGACGGAGGCGGCGCGAGCGACCGCCTCGAGGGTCACCCCGGAGTGGCCCTCGTCGATGAGGATGTCCTGGAGCGCGTCGAGGATCCGGTCGCGTGTGGTGGAAGCGTTCACGATTGACACTGTACCGGCTGGACGGTACTGTACCGTCTGGACGGTTCATCATGGCCGGAGATCCACCTCCCGCCACCGTCCCTCGCCAGGCCCGGAGCCCGCGGCCTCCCGCCCGGCGACCGGCGCGCCCGGAACCGGGCGCCGCCCCACCAGCGACACGTAACGAGGAAAGATGAGCACCGCCAAGGCCGGGCACGGCACCACCGACGCGCGCGGCGCCCAGGGCGCCGGACCGGCCCTGGCCGGACCGCGCGAGTGGGCCGCACTCGCCGTCCTGGTCCTTCCCGTCGTCCTGATCTCGGTCGACATGACCGTGCTCGGGTTCGCCGTCCCCGACCTCAGCGAGGAACTGGGGCCCACCTCCGGACAGCTGCTGTGGATCATCGACATCTACGGCTTCGTCCTGGCCGGCCTCCTGATCACCATGGGATCGCTCGGCGACCGCGTCGGCCGCCGCCGACTGCTCATGGTGGGCTCGGCCGCCTTCGGCGCGGCCTCGCTGCTGGCCGCCTTCGCGCCCACGCCCGAGGTGCTGA
This region includes:
- a CDS encoding TetR/AcrR family transcriptional regulator → MNASTTRDRILDALQDILIDEGHSGVTLEAVARAASVSKGGLLYHFPSKAALITGLIERLSALAEEEFREAVESGEGVVRVFLRTSLPRSAEERELYWSVIAALRSKEDMPEEAAELVRYLFTRWGELLHEELTDPVLAEIILRAGDGLYMAAIAGLPQPDAQLTQDVFDRLVEASDQVRRPR